The proteins below are encoded in one region of Ascaphus truei isolate aAscTru1 unplaced genomic scaffold, aAscTru1.hap1 HAP1_SCAFFOLD_1407, whole genome shotgun sequence:
- the LOC142475830 gene encoding histone H2A type 1-like: MSGRGKQGGKTRAKAKTRSSRARLQFPVGRVHRLLRKGNYAQRVGAGAPVYLAAVLEYLTAEILELAGNAARDNKKSRIIPRHLQLAVRNDEELNRLLGGVTIAQGGVLPNIQAVLLPKKTESHKPAKSSK, from the coding sequence ATGTCTGGAAGAGGCAAACAAGGCGGGAAAACTCGCGCTAAGGCCAAGACTCGCTCATCTCGGGCTCGGCTGCAGTTCCCAGTCGGCCGTGTGCACAGGCTGCTTCGGAAGGGAAATTATGCTCAGCGTGTGGGGGCCGGAGCCCCGGTCTATTTGGCCGCAGTGCTGGAGTATCTGACCGCTGAGATCCTGGAGTTGGCCGGTAACGCCGCCCGGGACAATAAGAAGTCCCGCATCATCCCCCGGCACCTGCAGCTCGCTGTGCGGAACGACGAGGAGCTGAACAGGCTGCTCGGAGGGGTCACCATCGCTCAGGGGGGTGTCCTGCCCAACATCCAGGCCGTGCTACTGCCCAAGAAAACCGAGAGCCACAAACCGGCCAAGAGCAGCAAGTGA